From the Candidatus Saccharimonadales bacterium genome, one window contains:
- a CDS encoding LemA family protein: protein MLLWIVVIIVILVLGWLWMAYNGLIKSRNRTDEALSDINVQMKRRFDLIPNIVEAVKGYAAHEKTVLEDVTKARTAAMGVSQNDLNGLAKADNQLSATLKSLFAVAENYPDLKANQNFLQLQQELVDTEDKIQASRRFYNANVRDFNTEQQVFPTNLFAKALGFSAKTFFEVDNEAAIAEPVAVKF from the coding sequence ATGCTTTTATGGATTGTTGTAATTATTGTTATCTTGGTCCTGGGGTGGCTGTGGATGGCCTACAACGGGCTCATCAAATCTCGCAACCGGACCGATGAGGCCCTGAGCGATATTAACGTCCAGATGAAGCGCCGCTTCGATCTGATCCCCAACATTGTTGAGGCCGTTAAAGGCTACGCTGCCCACGAAAAGACGGTGCTAGAGGACGTCACCAAAGCGCGCACTGCCGCCATGGGGGTCAGCCAAAATGATCTAAACGGTCTGGCTAAAGCTGATAATCAACTGAGTGCCACGCTTAAATCTTTGTTTGCGGTGGCCGAAAACTACCCCGACCTTAAGGCCAACCAAAACTTCTTGCAGTTACAGCAAGAGTTGGTTGATACCGAAGATAAAATCCAAGCTTCGAGGCGCTTTTACAACGCCAACGTTCGAGATTTCAACACCGAGCAGCAAGTCTTCCCAACTAATCTGTTTGCGAAGGCCCTCGGTTTCTCAGCCAAAACATTCTTTGAGGTCGACAACGAAGCTG
- a CDS encoding DUF2103 domain-containing protein: protein MKHRKGSSKIKYDHHMISGLRDFLESIEDWPEIKSIIPGRIKRTGIHTALKLKVQYPTDTGLKCQAQSGGAIQEVFVVTSVPDVLARKLNNL from the coding sequence GTGAAGCACCGAAAAGGATCATCAAAAATCAAGTACGATCACCATATGATCTCGGGCCTTCGCGACTTTCTCGAAAGCATCGAAGACTGGCCGGAGATCAAATCGATCATCCCTGGTCGCATCAAACGCACCGGCATACATACAGCCCTGAAGCTCAAGGTCCAATACCCCACCGACACCGGTTTGAAGTGCCAGGCTCAGTCTGGGGGAGCAATCCAGGAGGTCTTCGTTGTCACATCCGTACCAGACGTGCTTGCTCGTAAGCTCAACAACCTATAG
- a CDS encoding NYN domain-containing protein codes for MPKFALVAIDGDNIDRTLFGELKSQLAPGVLVEVIAELLPNHTTWSLGCYTVPQTDRAMSLQQHYLRELVAAGIAIRRWRRGAIRGRTVGYPDSWLVEQVVTIWDRFDTLVLVTADRDYVPLLSNAQAMGKDTVVLSPQPVAWPSFVRVHELDWLDTQHPGLLRSLIAAPAWI; via the coding sequence ATGCCGAAGTTCGCATTAGTTGCCATCGATGGCGATAACATCGACCGCACGCTCTTTGGGGAGCTCAAGAGTCAACTTGCCCCAGGGGTCTTGGTGGAAGTGATAGCCGAACTGCTCCCCAATCACACCACCTGGAGCCTGGGCTGCTACACGGTTCCGCAAACCGACCGAGCTATGTCTCTCCAGCAGCATTATCTGCGCGAGTTGGTGGCAGCCGGTATCGCTATTCGGCGATGGCGGCGGGGAGCCATTCGCGGCCGTACCGTCGGCTACCCCGACAGCTGGCTGGTGGAGCAGGTGGTGACCATTTGGGATCGATTCGACACGCTGGTATTAGTGACGGCCGACCGGGACTACGTCCCCTTGTTATCTAATGCCCAAGCCATGGGCAAAGACACCGTCGTGCTTTCACCTCAACCGGTGGCTTGGCCCAGCTTCGTGCGAGTACATGAACTCGACTGGCTCGACACTCAACACCCAGGTCTTCTACGCTCACTTATTGCCGCCCCGGCCTGGATATAA
- a CDS encoding helicase C-terminal domain-containing protein: MSDYSDALSQENLMTCFPRQYRRPNNSQLSAFAAIAEHGSETLEAPTGTGKTAVGWSYLEALERAGATSLVAIAPNKTHVNQWKELHPDMTVAYGRSEYDCLYYDEEDEPFKADEIPCLTLTNCPHRVDVETGQTVEEGAMPCPYYQAKFEARRSRKLVCTMSFYLFNNVFRGDFEPPDGLVIDEADQIAKVVRGALSYEITDFQLRRSVMLLESIGADDEAKSVKQFLRNMVAILKRKPQGQPTLLTDGEIVRLLDAIGQIDAEAVRKRIARAIKTGEIDPYEDREVLTRLERLTQNLGRYLRSLGYALPTGEYHALNLVTYAYSDNEVTDENRVNYKLIIKSYHVAGLVRKLLSPNTLAMSATIGDNTVFGYETGIQLPFVSLPGTFPAENALVLLPTDTPNLAQKERSRNQPTRVLRHIARACGDFAKKDIRSLVIVVSNRERDKFLWLCQEAEEDVDVVSYGDGLTPRQALAAFREGQGTVLLGTVANYGSGVDLPEEIAPVTFVLRPGYPNPNDPFAQFERRRFGNGSYWKVWNWRVMIEALQVRGRNIRSASDRGATIFISQQFRRFLFASLPEWLKDSYDGSLTFEEACGRVLELMEAQS; this comes from the coding sequence ATGAGCGATTACAGTGACGCCTTGTCGCAAGAGAACCTCATGACCTGCTTCCCCCGTCAGTACCGTCGCCCCAACAACTCTCAACTGTCTGCCTTTGCCGCCATCGCCGAACACGGTAGTGAAACACTCGAGGCACCGACTGGCACCGGCAAGACCGCCGTTGGCTGGTCCTACCTCGAGGCCTTGGAACGAGCTGGCGCTACCTCACTAGTGGCTATTGCTCCCAACAAGACTCACGTAAACCAGTGGAAAGAGCTCCACCCCGATATGACGGTCGCCTATGGCCGCAGTGAGTACGACTGCCTTTACTACGACGAGGAGGACGAACCCTTTAAGGCCGACGAGATTCCTTGTTTGACCTTAACCAATTGTCCCCACCGCGTTGACGTAGAGACTGGCCAGACCGTGGAAGAGGGCGCTATGCCATGCCCCTACTACCAGGCCAAGTTCGAGGCCAGACGCTCGCGCAAACTGGTTTGCACCATGAGCTTCTACCTCTTCAATAACGTCTTTCGTGGGGACTTTGAGCCCCCCGATGGGCTGGTGATTGACGAGGCCGACCAGATTGCCAAAGTCGTTCGCGGCGCGCTCAGCTACGAAATCACCGACTTCCAACTGCGGCGCAGTGTGATGTTGCTGGAGAGCATCGGGGCCGACGACGAGGCCAAATCGGTCAAGCAATTCCTGCGCAATATGGTCGCTATCCTGAAGCGCAAGCCCCAGGGGCAGCCAACCTTGCTAACGGACGGCGAGATTGTTCGCCTGCTGGATGCGATTGGTCAAATTGACGCCGAGGCTGTTCGGAAGCGTATTGCACGTGCCATCAAGACTGGCGAAATCGATCCTTACGAGGACCGAGAGGTGCTAACCAGGCTAGAGCGGCTGACCCAAAACCTGGGGCGCTATTTGCGCTCTCTGGGGTATGCTCTGCCGACCGGTGAATACCACGCCCTCAACTTGGTGACCTACGCCTACAGCGACAACGAGGTAACCGACGAGAACCGGGTCAACTATAAGCTCATCATCAAGAGCTACCACGTAGCCGGTCTAGTGCGCAAGCTGCTCAGCCCAAACACCCTGGCCATGTCGGCGACCATTGGCGACAACACCGTCTTTGGCTACGAAACCGGCATTCAACTGCCATTCGTGAGCCTGCCGGGTACGTTCCCAGCAGAAAACGCCCTGGTACTGCTGCCTACAGATACGCCCAACTTGGCTCAGAAGGAGCGCAGCCGTAACCAACCCACCAGAGTGCTACGCCACATTGCCAGAGCCTGTGGCGACTTTGCCAAAAAGGATATCCGCAGCCTAGTGATTGTGGTTAGTAACCGCGAACGCGACAAGTTCCTTTGGCTCTGCCAAGAAGCTGAGGAAGATGTCGACGTAGTCAGCTACGGCGATGGCCTGACCCCCCGTCAGGCTCTGGCGGCCTTCAGGGAAGGTCAAGGGACGGTGCTCTTGGGCACGGTGGCCAACTACGGCTCGGGCGTTGACTTGCCAGAGGAGATTGCTCCAGTCACGTTTGTGCTACGACCGGGCTACCCCAACCCCAACGACCCGTTCGCTCAGTTCGAGCGGCGACGCTTTGGCAACGGCTCTTACTGGAAGGTCTGGAACTGGCGAGTGATGATTGAAGCTCTGCAGGTGCGCGGGCGCAATATCCGCAGTGCCAGTGATCGTGGTGCCACCATCTTCATCTCGCAACAGTTCCGGCGTTTCCTGTTTGCATCACTGCCGGAATGGCTCAAGGACAGTTACGACGGCAGCCTGACATTCGAGGAGGCCTGCGGGCGCGTTCTCGAGCTGATGGAAGCTCAGTCGTAA
- a CDS encoding dihydrofolate reductase family protein, with protein MRKIIVLSFITLDGVMQAPGGPDEDTSGGFKYGGWVAPYFDEESGKVMAKQMKPADLLLGRKTFEIFASYWPEHTDDWPGINDVTKYVMSRTVKKSNWQNSVFLESLADIKKLKNSKGPDLQVHGSGQLIQLLLKNDLVDELWLKFFPLTLGEGKKLFAGGAIPAAFTLTESSVTSSGVIFANYKRAGKVNTGTVGDLESK; from the coding sequence ATGCGCAAAATAATCGTCTTATCATTTATTACACTAGATGGAGTCATGCAAGCACCTGGTGGGCCGGACGAAGATACATCGGGCGGTTTTAAATATGGTGGTTGGGTGGCACCGTATTTTGACGAAGAATCTGGTAAGGTCATGGCAAAACAGATGAAACCGGCCGACCTTTTGTTGGGTCGAAAAACCTTTGAGATTTTTGCATCTTACTGGCCTGAACACACTGACGATTGGCCGGGTATCAATGATGTTACAAAATACGTTATGAGCAGAACCGTCAAAAAGTCGAATTGGCAAAACTCGGTTTTTCTAGAAAGCTTGGCAGATATCAAGAAACTCAAAAATTCAAAAGGTCCCGACCTTCAAGTCCACGGCAGTGGTCAACTCATTCAGCTCCTGCTTAAGAATGATTTAGTGGACGAACTCTGGCTCAAATTTTTCCCATTGACGCTTGGTGAAGGCAAAAAGTTGTTTGCGGGTGGTGCGATTCCGGCAGCATTTACCTTAACTGAGAGTTCAGTTACATCAAGTGGAGTAATTTTTGCTAATTACAAGCGAGCTGGTAAAGTCAACACCGGTACTGTTGGAGATTTAGAAAGTAAATAA
- the mscL gene encoding large conductance mechanosensitive channel protein MscL, whose amino-acid sequence MKEFRQFLLRGNVVDLAVGVVVGAAFGVLVSSFVSEVLTPLIGAIGSGPNFQNLALTIHKSSIHYGIFLNSLISFLIVASVVFFFVVKPVNHLTQKFSKGGEVAKKCPECLSEIPAMATRCAFCTTKFD is encoded by the coding sequence ATGAAAGAATTTCGCCAATTTTTACTCAGAGGTAACGTTGTTGATCTAGCCGTTGGTGTGGTGGTTGGTGCCGCCTTTGGGGTACTCGTCAGCTCATTCGTGAGCGAAGTTCTAACGCCCCTAATCGGTGCCATTGGATCAGGGCCAAACTTTCAAAACCTAGCGCTGACCATCCACAAGAGCAGCATCCACTATGGTATTTTCTTAAATTCTCTAATTAGCTTCCTAATTGTTGCCAGCGTAGTCTTCTTTTTCGTGGTCAAACCCGTTAACCATTTGACTCAAAAATTTTCCAAAGGTGGGGAAGTGGCCAAAAAGTGCCCAGAATGCTTGAGCGAAATCCCAGCTATGGCCACCCGCTGCGCCTTTTGTACTACTAAGTTTGACTAG